The genomic interval GGCTATAATGAGCATGTCAAAACAGGCAAAGTTATTAACATTTGTTAATAACTTGTTAATAAATAATGGATATTCTAATTCTTTAATAAGAGGGTAGATATTGGCAGCGGTTATAGACATAGAAAAAATATGGGATAAGAGCCTTTTGATGATTGCTGAAAAGGTTGGAGACAGTACCTTTGACCTCTGGTTCAAGCCTATAAAACCAATTCAGTTGAAAGACAAAACCATTATCCTTGAAATCCCAAATAGATTTTTCAGGGATTGGATAGAGGATTATTACCCTACAATCATTGCAGATGTCCTGGAAGGGGTTTTGGGGTATCCTGTGACTGTAAAGTACAAAACAGCAGAGAAAGAGGATGCTGTTCTGAGAAAAATGGATTCAATACTCGAAAATAGAAGGTCCAAACTGGCAAGCAGAGGCATCTATTTAAATCCGCGATATACATTTGACACCTTTGTTGTTGGTCCTTCAAATCAGTTTGCCCATGCTGCTGCTGTGAGGGTTGGAGAAAATCCAGGTTTTGCTTATAATCCTTTATTTATATATGGGGGAGTTGGTCTTGGAAAGACCCATTTAATAAATGCGATTGGAAACGCTATAGTTGATAAAAATCCGGGAATGATAGTCCACTATGTTTCTGCTGAGCAGTTTACCAATGAGGTGGTTTCTGCTCTTAGACATGAAAAAATGGGAGATTTGAAGGAAAAATACAGGAATGTTGATGTGCTTCTTGTTGATGATGTTCAGTTTATTTCAGGCAAGACCACAACACAGGAAGAGTTTTTTCATACATTTAATACCCTTTATGAAAAACAGAGACAGATCGTAGTATCGAGCGACAGATTACCCATGGACATATCAGATATTACAGATAGGCTCAGGTCCAGATTCAGCATGGGACTTATTGCTGATATACAACCTC from Dissulfurispira thermophila carries:
- the dnaA gene encoding chromosomal replication initiator protein DnaA, producing MAAVIDIEKIWDKSLLMIAEKVGDSTFDLWFKPIKPIQLKDKTIILEIPNRFFRDWIEDYYPTIIADVLEGVLGYPVTVKYKTAEKEDAVLRKMDSILENRRSKLASRGIYLNPRYTFDTFVVGPSNQFAHAAAVRVGENPGFAYNPLFIYGGVGLGKTHLINAIGNAIVDKNPGMIVHYVSAEQFTNEVVSALRHEKMGDLKEKYRNVDVLLVDDVQFISGKTTTQEEFFHTFNTLYEKQRQIVVSSDRLPMDISDITDRLRSRFSMGLIADIQPPELETKVAIIYKKADAEKLIISDEVAYFIAAHVKSNIRELEGCLIKLGAHASLTGMPIDINMAKNVLKDLISEDNKPITPDIILKAVGEYFGIKVQELKTKKRTKEIVNARQIAMYIAKQQTQLSLSEIGRYFGGKDHATVIYACKQIEDKRSKDENLNKSIENISKKLKG